From one Phycisphaerae bacterium genomic stretch:
- a CDS encoding type 1 glutamine amidotransferase has translation MRIATIEHVAFEGPASVAAWATQRGHSLSRTPIFRDGERLPTLGDFDALVVLGGPMNVYEFDKHPWLRAETELIGEAIAAGRMVVGVCLGAQLMSVALGGKVTRNHHHEIGWFDVNLTAEGQALAAFDGFPAAFPAFHWHGDTFEIPAGAVRAASSEACVNQAFVYGDRAVALQFHLESTPQSVNLLIENCADELTEGRYIQRPEPMRSDDGRFARINRLMTRLLDNLEKQ, from the coding sequence ATGCGGATCGCAACGATCGAACACGTGGCGTTCGAAGGGCCCGCGAGCGTGGCGGCGTGGGCGACGCAGCGAGGCCATTCGCTCTCGCGCACGCCGATCTTCCGGGATGGCGAGCGGTTGCCGACGCTGGGGGATTTCGACGCCCTGGTGGTGCTGGGCGGGCCGATGAACGTCTACGAGTTCGACAAGCATCCCTGGCTGAGGGCGGAGACCGAGCTGATCGGCGAGGCCATCGCAGCGGGCAGGATGGTGGTCGGCGTGTGCCTTGGTGCGCAGTTGATGTCAGTGGCGCTGGGCGGAAAGGTCACTCGCAACCACCATCACGAGATCGGCTGGTTCGACGTGAACCTGACCGCCGAAGGGCAGGCCCTGGCTGCGTTCGACGGCTTTCCCGCCGCGTTTCCCGCGTTCCACTGGCACGGCGATACGTTCGAGATCCCAGCCGGGGCGGTGCGCGCGGCATCCAGCGAGGCCTGCGTCAACCAAGCGTTCGTCTACGGCGACCGGGCGGTCGCCCTGCAATTCCACCTGGAATCGACGCCGCAGAGCGTGAACCTGCTGATCGAGAATTGTGCTGACGAACTGACGGAAGGGCGGTACATTCAAAGGCCCGAGCCGATGCGGTCAGACGACGGCCGCTTTGCCCGGATCAACCGCCTGATGACACGGCTTCTGGATAAC